The following are encoded together in the Vigna unguiculata cultivar IT97K-499-35 chromosome 2, ASM411807v1, whole genome shotgun sequence genome:
- the LOC114173462 gene encoding LOW QUALITY PROTEIN: O-fucosyltransferase 39 (The sequence of the model RefSeq protein was modified relative to this genomic sequence to represent the inferred CDS: inserted 1 base in 1 codon), whose translation MIEPGCLNKGHPCRPTTLVTLPLLFFTLVFFSSFINASSSSVYPELNPIKPRHSRLLRSAVQRETPASQLSELWSPLESQGWKPYVEPNKPTLPEKSEGYIQVFLDGGLNQQRMGICDAVAVAKILNATLVIPYLELNPVWRDSSSFMDIFDVDHFIDVLKDDISIVKELPGEYSWSTREYYGLAIRETRIKAAPVHASAHWYLENVLPVLQSYGIAAISPFSHRLSFDNLPMDIQHLRCKVNFEALTFVPHIRTLGDALISRLRYPDGSAGEMGSNYLQEVTSAGASKSAGKFVVLHLRFDKDMAAHSACDFGGGKAEKLALAKYRQVIWQGRVLNSQFTDEELRSQGRCPMTPEEVGLLLAALGFDNSTRLYLASHKVYGGEARISTLRELFPLMEDXKSLASSDQRAQIKGKASLLAALDYYVGLHSDIFISASPGNMHNALVGHRTYLNLKTIRPNMALMGQLFLNKSIEWSEFEDAVVEGHQNRQGQLRLRKPKQSIYTYPAPDCMCQA comes from the exons GAATTGAATCCTATAAAACCTAGACATTCGCGTCTTCTCAGGAGCGCCGTGCAACGTGAAACT CCTGCATCACAGCTTTCTGAACTATGGTCACCTCTGGAAAGCCAAGGATGGAAACCCTATGTTGAACCAAATAAGCCAA CATTACCAGAAAAGTCTGAGGGATACATCCAGGTCTTTCTCGATGGAGGTTTGAACCAACAAAGGATGGGG ATATGTGATGCAGTTGCTGTGGCAAAGATACTGAATGCTACTCTAGTGATCCCTTACCTTGAATTAAATCCCGTATGGAGAGATTCAAG CTCCTTCATGGACATATTTGATGTAGATCATTTCATTGATGTATTGAAGGATGATATTTCTATAGTGAAAGAGCTTCCTGGAGAGTACTCCTGGAGCACAAGGGAGTACTATGGCTTGGCTATTCGGGAAACCAGAATCAAGGCTGCACCTGTGCATGCATCAGCCCACTGGTATCTCGAGAATGTTTTGCCTGTTCTACAGAG TTATGGTATTGCTGCAATCTCTCCATTTTCTCACCGACTGAGTTTTGACAACTTACCTATGGATATTCAACATCTGCGCTGTAAAGTCAACTTTGAAGCTTTGACCTTTGTTCCTCATATCAGAACACTTGGAGATGCCCTTATCAGCCGTCTTCGCTACCCTGATGGCTCAGCTGGAGAAATGGGCTCCAACTACCTTCAAGAGGTCACTAGTGCAGGTGCTAGTAAAAGTGCTGGGAAATTTGTTGTTCTTCACCTCCGATTTGACAAG GATATGGCAGCACATTCAGCCTGCGATTTTGGTGGAGGAAAAGCTGAGAAATTGGCCCTTGCAAAGTACAGACAGGTAATTTGGCAAGGGAGGGTTCTTAACTCTCAATTTACCGACGAAGAACTGAGGAGTCAAGGTCGCTGTCCAATGACTCCAGAAGAGGTTGGATTGTTGCTAGCAGCTCTTGGATTTGACAACAGCACTCGTTTGTATCTTGCCTCCCACAAG GTCTATGGTGGAGAAGCAAGGATTTCAACTCTGAGGGAACTGTTTCCTCTGATGGAAG AAAAGAGCCTTGCTTCATCTGATCAGCGTGCTCAGATAAAGGGAAAAGCTTCTCTATTAGCTGCACTTGACTACTATGTTGGCTTGCATAGTGACATCTTCATCTCTGCTTCCCCAGGAAACATGCACAATGCATTG gTTGGACACCGTACTTACCTGAACTTAAAGACCATAAGGCCAAATATGGCATTGATGGGTCAGCTTTTCCTGAACAAAAGCATAGAGTGGTCAGAGTTTGAAGATGCAGTGGTTGAAGGTCACCAAAACAGACAAGGCCAACTAAGGCTGAGGAAGCCCAAACAATCCATTTACACTTATCCAGCTCCTGATTGCATGTGCCAGGCTTAG
- the LOC114173694 gene encoding mechanosensitive ion channel protein 2, chloroplastic-like produces the protein MALPGSLQLSHGLGLCRNLGCNKHSRATGHGKLHLFRAGLSCSISFMRQECGGFQHLRHINKPTHTLSGKGRTFKCHCLLVPGQPNDLPAVKAAATVLARSSNLLQNSPIIVKLIPAIGVIIFAIWGVGPLLFQTRKILFQRSDNSWKKSTTHYIVTSYLRPLLLWTGAILICRALEPLILPSEPGQVVKDRLLNFVRSLSTVLAFAYCLSSVIQQSQKFFAEATDASETRNMGFQFAGKAVYSAVWIAAFSLFMELLGFSTQKWVTAGGLGTVLLTLAGREIFTNFLSSVMIHATRPFVVNEWIQTKIEGYEVSGTVEHVGWWSPTIIRGEDREAVHIPNHKFTVNVVRNLSQKTHWRIKTHLAISHLDVNKINNIVADMRKVLAKNPQVEQQRLHRRVFLDNINPENQALLILVSCFVKTSHFEEYLCVKEAILLDLLRVIGHHRARLATPVRTLQKVYRDADLDNIPFADSTFGGGPVTVPNRPLLVIEPSYKINGDDKMKSRSARPVVDQDNKTSNSDANGNSKTPVTSNSDTNGKTVVTPKPDPEVGENKPLKLDSNKENVEVPESSKSKVSGLAVENSVQKDIESKQSKGQTTKNIKPNIESENAVPSSSNSADKTGGVNTNIASKPQGEKKPAAQPHASRNVLEENIVLGVALEGSKRTLPIDEEIDNVTSRESKEVAAFQGGNGPPKALDGND, from the exons ATGGCTCTTCCTGGTTCTCTGCAGTTGTCCCATGGATTGGGACTTTGCAGGAACCTGGGCTGCAATAAACATTCG AGGGCAACGGGACATGGCAAGTTACATTTATTTAGGGCAGGTCTTTCGTGTTCTATTTCG TTCATGAGACAGGAGTGTGGGGGTTTTCAACACCTTCGTCATATAAACAAGCCAACACATACATTATCGGGCAAGGGCCGAACTTTTAAGTGTCATTGTCTTTTAGTGCCAGGCCAACCAAATGATCTTCCTGCTGTTAAGGCGGCTGCTACTGTGTTGGCTAG GTCTAGTAATTTGTTACAAAATAGTCCTATCATAGTAAAGTTGATTCCTGCAATTGGCGTTATCATTTTTGCTATATGGGGTGTTGGTCCATTATTGTTCCAGACAAGGAAAATACTCTTCCAG AGGAGTGATAATAGTTGGAAGAAAAGTACCACTCACTATATAGTAACTTCTTACCTTCGGCCATTACTGTTATGGACTGGAGCAATACTTATTTGCAG AGCATTGGAGCCATTAATTCTACCTTCAGAACCTGGTCAAGTTGTTAAGGACCGGCTTCTGAATTTTGTGAGATCATTGTCAACGGTTCTGGCCTTTGCCTATTGTTTGTCAAG TGTAATTCAACAATCACAGAAATTCTTTGCGGAGGCTACTGATGCAAGTGAGACGAGAAAT aTGGGATTCCAATTTGCTGGAAAAGCTGTTTATTCTGCAGTATGGATAGCAGCCTTTTCGTTGTTCATGGAATTATTAGGCTTCTCTACCCAGAAATGGGTTACTGCAGGAGGTCTTGGGACAGTTTTGCTGACCCTTGCTGGTCGTGAG ATATTTACAAACTTCCTTTCAAGTGTGATGATTCATGCAACTCGGCCTTTTGTGGTTAACGAATGGATTCAAACAAAGATTGAAGGATATGAGGTTTCTGGTACTGTCGAG CATGTGGGCTGGTGGTCACCAACAATTATTAGAGGTGAAGATCGTGAAGCTGTTCACATTCCAAACCACAAATTTACAGTGAATGTTGTGCGAAACCTTAGTCAAAAAACACATTGGCGAATCAAAACCCATCTAGCCATTAGTCATTTGGATGTAAATAAGATTAAT AACATTGTTGCTGACATGCGGAAGGTATTGGCCAAAAATCCTCAAGTTGAGCAACAGAGACTGCACAGGAGAGTGTTTTTGGACAACATAAATCCTGAAAATCAGGCTCTTTTG ATTCTGGTGTCTTGTTTTGTTAAGACCTCACATTTTGAAGAATATCTGTGTGTTAAG GAAGCAATACTGCTGGATCTTCTTAGAGTTATAGGCCATCACCGAGCCAGACTTGCAACACCGGTCCGTACCCTGCAGAAAGTATACAGAGATGCTGACTTGGATAATATACCGTTTGCAGATTCCACATTTGGTGGTGGTCCTGTCACAGTACCTAACCGTCCATTATTAGTGATTGAACCATCTTACAAAATCAATGGAGATGATAAGATGAAAAGTCGTTCAGCACGACCAGTTGTTGATCAAGATAATAAGACATCTAACTCTGACGCAAATGGAAACTCTAAGACACCTGTGACATCTAATTCTGACACAAATGGAAAGACAGTTGTGACACCCAAACCTGATCCAGAAGTGGGTGAAAACAAGCCACTGAAATTAGATTCAAACAAGGAAAACGTGGAGGTTCCAGAATCTTCTAAATCTAAAGTATCTGGTTTGGCAGTAGAAAATTCAGTCCAGAAGGACATAGAATCCAAGCAATCCAAGGGTCAGACCACTAAGAACATAAAGCCAAATATTGAGTCTGAGAATGCTGTGCCCTCCTCATCTAACAGTGCTGACAAAACTGGTGgagttaatacaaatatagcATCAAAACCGCAAGGGGAAAAGAAACCTGCTGCACAGCCTCATGCATCCAGGAAtgttttagaagaaaatatagTACTAGGTGTTGCATTGGAGGGATCAAAGAGGACTCTTCCCATTGATGAGGAGATTGACAATGTGACATCTCGAGAGTCAAAGGAAGTGGCTGCATTCCAGGGTGGAAATGGACCTCCAAAGGCTCTAGATGGAAATGACTAG
- the LOC114174683 gene encoding uncharacterized protein At4g38062-like yields the protein MCKISSNMGVHEELEEAKAEIQKLKHNANLLQNMKKSYDAHTNQILEAIFKIENLNQQLFQKEDETNGSQQRNEDLTDSAASDELGADCDENFRKWKDEKRRLLVPFEEEKEKIENQEQLMRVNTEEIESRNGCIPVSNDGCLKIENNLKTPREIEEPDAMFQKLEEENMKVEEQLKWKEEQFKHQEEENETLREQFKASKEEWEMQKNTLLDEISSLQLLLDNHERKADDLQHQLVKCKQALADEENQRKCLEDEVSNLQKEKEEECFQLMKQLELKDELINVQDDINEAAYQLFEERVEDMEADFKEQLKEAYDALDRANIELDERICETSEIEYELRMWKSLSERLKNGLEVNLVMRQELENSLLDQVHFSESLNQEKHSLICKLEDSENEIDRLQQHVFLCKQEPKVKETEASSPVRGLTSESSETVEVSYLQIIEEKNKILEEFQKEVLSIEQESNRKQFESAATAQRNMGRTDEGEEETDTDILEGNNNRTDEIMQQVTSLEQKFTGILTSISSQLFEKQAEIIHVKEACNMITAAEVLAAIEIEEKKFMIEELEDDICDLEQKLELQEVNLKQSEQLALDVEEEMNAKQFKAKELVDEMEKKLRDSDAFLEKVKIDNRGLLESATRLSSSERESLLSFVEGLDDKMYECTVADTQLMDRLRRLVESFEDDREGMDFRKDDELIVKENMMMHSSSPGLKKSETFSELRSPFKELNV from the coding sequence ATGTGTAAAATTTCTAGCAATATGGGTGTTCATGAAGAACTCGAAGAAGCTAAAGCCGAAATCCAGAAACTCAAGCACAACGCAAATCTCCTTCAGAACATGAAGAAATCATATGATGCACATACCAATCAGATACTGGAGGCTATTTTCAAAATTGAGAATCTGAATCAACAACTGTttcaaaaagaagatgaaaccaATGGCTCTCAGCAGAGAAATGAAGATTTAACCGATAGTGCTGCAAGTGATGAACTTGGAGCAGATTGTGATGAAAACTTTAGAAAGTGGAAAGATGAAAAGAGAAGGTTGCTGGTGCCGTTCGAggaggaaaaagagaaaattgagAACCAAGAACAACTGATGCGTGTGAACACAGAAGAGATTGAAAGCAGGAACGGTTGCATTCCAGTTTCAAACGACGGGTGTTTGAAAATAGAGAACAATTTGAAGACACCAAGGGAAATAGAAGAACCAGATGCCATGTTCCAGAAGTTAGAGGAGGAAAACATGAAGGTGGAAGAACAATTAAAATGGAAGGAGGAACAGTTTAAACATCAGGAAGAGGAGAATGAAACACTTAGAGAGCAGTTTAAAGCAAGTAAGGAGGAGTGGGAGATGCAAAAGAATACATTGCTTGACGAGATTTCTTCACTGCAGTTATTGTTAGACAACCATGAAAGAAAAGCAGATGATCTACAACACCAGTTAGTGAAGTGCAAACAAGCTCTTGCTGACGAAGAAAACCAGAGAAAATGTCTGGAAGATGAAGTCTCAAATTtgcagaaagagaaagaagaggagTGTTTTCAGCTGATGAAGCAGTTAGAGTTGAAAGATGAATTGATCAATGTCCAGGATGATATCAATGAAGCAGCATATCAACTCTTCGAAGAGAGAGTTGAGGACATGGAAGCTGATTTCAAAGAACAACTTAAGGAAGCTTATGATGCTTTAGACCGGGCAAACATTGAACTGGATGAGAGAATATGTGAAACAAGTGAAATTGAGTATGAATTGAGAATGTGGAAGTCACTTTCTGAACGTTTGAAGAATGGTCTTGAAGTAAATCTTGTCATGCGCCAAGAACTGGAAAATTCACTCCTTGATCAAGTACATTTCAGTGAGAGCCTCAATCAAGAAAAGCATAGCTTGATTTGTAAGTTGGAAGATAGTGAAAATGAAATAGATCGTCTGCAGCAGCATGTTTTCCTATGTAAACAAGAACCAAAAGTAAAGGAAACAGAAGCTTCTTCCCCAGTAAGAGGATTAACATCTGAGTCCTCTGAAACTGTTGAAGTGAGTTATCTCCAAATCATAGAGGAGAAGAACAAGATTTTAGAGGAGTTTCAAAAGGAGGTTCTTTCGATAGAACAAGAATCTAATAGAAAACAATTTGAAAGTGCTGCGACTGCACAAAGAAATATGGGAAGAACCGATGAGGGTGAGGAAGAGACTGATACTGATATTCTTGAGGGAAACAATAATAGAACAGATGAGATCATGCAGCAGGTGACATCACTGGAGCAGAAGTTCACTGGCATCTTGACCTCAATTTCTTCACAGCTTTTTGAGAAACAGGCTGAAATTATTCATGTGAAAGAAGCTTGCAATATGATCACAGCAGCAGAGGTTCTAGCAGcaattgaaattgaagagaagaagtTTATGATAGAGGAACTTGAGGATGATATATGTGATTTGGAGCAGAAACTGGAGCTGCAAGAGGTAAACTTGAAGCAATCAGAACAGCTTGCATTGGACGTTGAAGAGGAAATGAATGCAAAACAGTTCAAAGCAAAGGAGTTGGTTGatgaaatggagaagaagcTAAGAGACTCAGATGCATTTCTTGAAAAGGTAAAGATAGACAATAGAGGTTTGCTTGAAAGTGCTACAAGATTGTCATCATCAGAGAGGGAAAGCTTGTTGAGTTTTGTTGAGGGATTAGATGATAAAATGTATGAGTGCACTGTTGCAGACACTCAACTAATGGATAGATTGAGAAGATTAGTGGAATCTTTTGAGGATGATCGTGAAGGAATGGATTTCAGAAAGGATGATGAATTGATTGTGAAAGAGAACATGATGATGCATTCTTCTTCGCCGGGGCTGAAGAAATCTGAAACCTTTTCTGAGCTAAGATCACCATTCAAGGAGCTCAACGTTTAG
- the LOC114173822 gene encoding uncharacterized protein LOC114173822, translating into MAVSLTRLSWWLWGGKEKEPVSSGSQLKSSSEWGFKERETLKFPSVKGTKIAPSHRKGKKKWQSREERRLDREYDVVLVSSDGDGCWSDSESDDSDWSIGWLEPHGSEFLQSDDDMDNSFAVLVPCYSKEVESSSKELLSAIKNLPNEFSPAGQNYVEHWLASLQNFKA; encoded by the exons ATGGCTGTCTCTTTAACTCGTTTGTCGTGGTGGTTGTGGGGTGGCAAAGAGAAAGAGCCAGTTTCCAGCGGCTCTCAGCTGAAGTCATCTTCTGAATGGGGTTTTAAGGAGAGAGAGACTCTGAAGTTTCCTTCTGTTAAGGGAACAAAAATAGCTCCTTCTCACAGGAAGGGTAAAAAGAAATGGCAGAGCAGGGAAGAGAGGAGACTTGATAGAGAGTACGATGTTGTGCTGGTGTCATCTGATGGTGATGGTTGTTGGTCAGACTCTGAATCTGATGACTCAGATTGGTCCATTGGGTGGTTGGAGCCACATGGTTCTGAATTTCTTCAGAGTGATGACGATATGGATAATAGTTTTGCTGTGCTGGTTCCTTGCTATAGCAAGGAGGTGGAGAGTTCAAGCAAGGAGCTTTTGAGTGCCATCAAGAACCTTCCAAATGAATTTTCTCCTG CAGGCCAAAACTACGTGGAACACTGGCTAGCTTCTCTTCAGAATTTTAAAGCTTAG